GTGAGCGGAGGCGGTCGGCAACACCTTCGGGCAGGATGGCGAAGACGCCGTTGGACTCGGTTGCCTGGGTGGGTTCAACGCCGTCGACCTGATCGACGGCTGCCCGCAGCCGCGCTGCCATGGCGTTGGCATGCGCGGCTGACCGCAGCCAGAGGCCGTCATCCAGCAGGGCTATGAACTGGGCGGAGATGAAGCGCATCTTCGAGGCCAGTTGCATGTTCATTTTCCGGAGGTACTTCAGGCCGTGGGCTGCCTCGGGGTTCAAGGCCACTACTACCTCACCGAAAAGCAGGCCGTTCTTGGTGCCGCCGAAGGAGAGGATGTCGACGCCGGCGTCGCGGGTGAAGGCGCGGAGCGGAAGGTCGAGGTGGGCGGCTGCGTTGGCAAGCCGTGCCCCGTCCATGTGGAGCTTCATGCCCTTGGCATGCACGTGGTCCGCGATCGCACGGACTTCCTCCGGGGTATAGCAGGTGCCAAGCTCCGTGGTCTGCGTAATGGAGACCACCAGCGGCTGGGCCCTGTGTTCATCGCCCCAGCCCCAGGCCTCACGGTCGATCAACGCGGGAGTGAGTTTGCCGCCTTCGGTGGGCACCTGCAGGAGCTTCATGCCGCCGATCCGTTCGGGGGCACCGTTCTCGTCCATGTTGATGTGGGCCGTGGAAGCGCAGATGACAGCGCCCCAGCGGGGGAGCAAGGACTGGAGGGACAGCACGTTGGCTCCCGTGCCGTTGAACACGGGGAAACATTCGATCCCCGTCCCGAACTGCTGCTCAAGGACTTCCTGGAGCCGGGCCGTGTAGATGTCCTCGCCATAGGAAACCTGGTGGCCGCCATTGGCTGCGGCCAGGGCAGCAAGGATTTCGGGATGCACGCCGGAGTAGTTGTCCGAGGCGAAGCCACGCACGGAGGGGTCATGCAGCCGGCTGTGATCCGTAGTGCTGCCGTCAAGGTGGATAGCCTGTGTAGTGCTCGTCACTTGTTCATTCACGCTT
The Paenarthrobacter ureafaciens genome window above contains:
- a CDS encoding threonine aldolase family protein; this translates as MTSTTQAIHLDGSTTDHSRLHDPSVRGFASDNYSGVHPEILAALAAANGGHQVSYGEDIYTARLQEVLEQQFGTGIECFPVFNGTGANVLSLQSLLPRWGAVICASTAHINMDENGAPERIGGMKLLQVPTEGGKLTPALIDREAWGWGDEHRAQPLVVSITQTTELGTCYTPEEVRAIADHVHAKGMKLHMDGARLANAAAHLDLPLRAFTRDAGVDILSFGGTKNGLLFGEVVVALNPEAAHGLKYLRKMNMQLASKMRFISAQFIALLDDGLWLRSAAHANAMAARLRAAVDQVDGVEPTQATESNGVFAILPEGVADRLRSQFAFYDWDAARREVRWMCSFDTTEEDIDAFVAAIRREVAAG